A genomic region of Rhipicephalus sanguineus isolate Rsan-2018 chromosome 1, BIME_Rsan_1.4, whole genome shotgun sequence contains the following coding sequences:
- the LOC119373578 gene encoding uncharacterized protein LOC119373578, with amino-acid sequence MNEKALLFAGGRAAVCGRRAGVVPAALPHPLPGRRRRGRCTGGVSAGPESGPAAGPGGRGERFGPPRVRDTQAQAQGPPLARTQQPREGALRGATGGFRRRRKQAADDAPAAWPRSIPADFCCPRHVRPAPEVSEVDALRWRTPDTHSSRSVLPDIVVRRQAGLDGTVSLLRATETPRHCIYNQR; translated from the exons ATGAACGAGAAGGCTCTTCTGTTCGCAGGTGGCCGTGCTGCTGTGTGCGGCCGTCGTGCTGGTGTCGTGCCGGCGGCGCTACCGCATCCGCTACCTGGACGCCGACGACGTGGACGATGCACCGGTGGTGTTTCGGCGGGGCCGGAGTCGGGACCTGCTGCGGGACCTGGAGGCCGTGGCGAGCGGTTCGGACCGCCCCGTGTACGTGATACGCAGGCGCAAGCCCAAGGACCGCCGCTTGCTCGGACACAGCAGCCGCGAGAGGGTGCGCTTCGAGGAGCCACCGGAGGATTTCGACGCCGAA GAAAGCAGGCGGCCGATGATGCCCCCGCTGCCTGGCCAAGATCCATTCCGGCCGACTTTTGTTGTCCAAGGCACGTACGCCCTGCACCCGAGGTCTCAGAAGTTGATGCCCTACGATGGCGAACACCCGATACCCATTCCTCGAGAAGTGTTCTCCCAGATATCGTAGTGCGCCGCCAGGCAGGCCTGGATGGCACCGTCTCCCTACTGAGGGCAACTGAGACGCCTCGCCATTGCATATACAACCAGCGATAA